The following proteins are encoded in a genomic region of Methylibium petroleiphilum PM1:
- a CDS encoding RNA methyltransferase produces MSTADPTRFVLVGTSHPGNVGAAARAMKVMGFSDLVLVAPRHADVLVQEDTVALASGAADILVRARVVATLSEALEGVTHACATAMTPRDFGPRTHAPRALFPELAAGRQRVGFVFGSERYGLSNEDVYRCHSCLSIPTPADYGSLNLAQAVQLIAYDWRQALGGYPVTPRTPDPALADAAAVQGLLDHWQRALVHIGHLDPAAPKKLLPRVNQLLNRAQLTEEEVHLLRGIATSMLKR; encoded by the coding sequence ATGTCGACCGCCGATCCGACCCGCTTCGTCCTCGTGGGCACCAGCCATCCCGGCAACGTGGGCGCGGCGGCGCGGGCGATGAAGGTGATGGGCTTCTCCGACCTGGTGCTGGTGGCGCCCCGCCATGCCGACGTGCTGGTGCAGGAGGACACGGTGGCCCTGGCCAGCGGCGCGGCCGACATCCTGGTGCGGGCGCGCGTCGTCGCGACGCTCTCCGAGGCCCTGGAGGGCGTGACCCACGCCTGCGCCACCGCGATGACGCCACGCGATTTCGGCCCCAGGACCCACGCGCCTCGTGCGTTGTTCCCGGAGCTCGCCGCCGGGCGGCAGCGCGTGGGCTTCGTGTTCGGTTCCGAGCGCTATGGGCTGTCGAACGAGGACGTGTACCGCTGCCACAGCTGCCTGAGCATCCCGACGCCGGCCGACTACGGCTCGCTGAACCTGGCGCAGGCGGTGCAGCTGATCGCCTACGACTGGCGCCAGGCGCTCGGCGGCTACCCCGTCACGCCCCGCACGCCCGATCCGGCGCTGGCCGACGCGGCGGCGGTGCAGGGGCTGCTCGATCACTGGCAGCGGGCGCTGGTGCATATCGGCCACCTCGATCCGGCGGCACCGAAGAAGCTGTTGCCGCGGGTGAACCAGCTGCTGAACCGGGCCCAACTGACCGAGGAAGAGGTGCACCTGCTGCGCGGGATCGCCACCTCGATGTTGAAACGCTGA
- a CDS encoding inositol monophosphatase family protein, translating to MSQTLHPMLNTAVKAARTAGALINRASLDIERVTVTAKSHNDFVTEVDQAAEAAIIETLLGAYPGHGILAEETGRTHGAKDSDYLWIIDPLDGTTNFIHGFPVYAVSIALAFRGQIQQAVVYDPSRNDLFYASKGRGAFLNDKRLRVSKRSRLLESLIGTGFPFRKGDNFKRYLKMFEEVMQHCAGLRRPGAAALDLCYVAAGWYDGFFETGLNPWDIAAGSLIITEAGGLIGNFTGESDFLYQREIVAGNPKIYAQLVSILAPYTRIIKDDDAGATAPAAGAAAAAPDATAAFVASVEADTPPAATAKKPPVRIRKTDLAKAKDNDAPF from the coding sequence ATGTCCCAGACCCTGCACCCCATGCTCAACACCGCCGTCAAGGCTGCACGCACCGCGGGGGCGCTGATCAACCGGGCCTCGCTGGACATCGAGCGCGTGACGGTGACGGCCAAGTCGCACAACGACTTCGTGACCGAGGTGGACCAGGCGGCCGAGGCGGCGATCATCGAGACGCTGCTCGGCGCCTACCCCGGCCACGGCATCCTCGCCGAGGAGACCGGGCGGACCCACGGCGCGAAGGACAGCGACTACCTCTGGATCATCGATCCGCTCGACGGCACCACCAACTTCATTCACGGCTTCCCGGTCTACGCGGTCTCGATCGCACTCGCCTTCCGCGGCCAGATCCAGCAGGCGGTGGTCTACGATCCCTCACGCAACGACCTGTTCTACGCCTCCAAGGGACGCGGCGCCTTCCTCAACGACAAGCGCCTGCGCGTCAGCAAGCGCAGCCGCCTGCTGGAGTCGCTGATCGGCACCGGCTTCCCGTTCCGCAAGGGCGACAACTTCAAGCGTTACTTGAAGATGTTCGAGGAGGTCATGCAGCACTGCGCCGGCCTGCGCCGCCCGGGTGCCGCCGCGCTGGACCTGTGCTACGTGGCCGCGGGCTGGTACGACGGCTTCTTCGAGACCGGGCTGAACCCCTGGGACATCGCGGCCGGCTCGCTGATCATCACCGAGGCCGGCGGCCTGATCGGCAATTTCACCGGCGAGTCCGACTTCCTCTACCAGCGCGAGATCGTCGCGGGCAACCCGAAGATCTATGCGCAGCTGGTGAGCATCCTCGCGCCCTACACCCGCATCATCAAGGACGACGACGCGGGCGCCACGGCCCCCGCTGCGGGCGCCGCAGCGGCGGCGCCGGACGCGACCGCCGCCTTCGTCGCGAGCGTCGAGGCCGATACACCGCCCGCCGCCACCGCGAAGAAGCCGCCGGTGCGCATCCGCAAGACCGACCTCGCCAAGGCCAAGGACAACGACGCCCCGTTCTGA
- the bufA2 gene encoding BufA2 family periplasmic bufferin-type metallophore, with the protein MTNFKSGLAIAGAAAALFAMGTVSTTVQAADTGSVHCAGVNSCKGTSECKTASSACKGQNTCKGQGWVSKKSAKECTDAGGTVAK; encoded by the coding sequence ATGACGAATTTCAAGTCTGGTCTGGCGATTGCCGGCGCCGCTGCCGCCCTGTTTGCCATGGGCACGGTCAGCACCACGGTGCAGGCTGCTGACACCGGCTCGGTGCACTGCGCCGGGGTGAACAGCTGCAAGGGCACTTCGGAGTGCAAGACCGCCAGCAGCGCCTGCAAGGGTCAGAACACGTGCAAGGGCCAGGGCTGGGTCAGCAAGAAGTCCGCGAAGGAATGCACCGACGCCGGCGGGACCGTCGCGAAGTAG
- a CDS encoding HvfC/BufC N-terminal domain-containing protein, giving the protein MNAGVLIEQQRRLSRAVVEDAAAGATPADGLLRPRPGGSLLNIYRHAYRARLVAALRENHEGLPRVMGDEAFEALAQAYLSACPSRHPSIRWFGESLADFMQARPELAPHPSLADLARMEWALRMAFDAADALPIRAEALQTLDARAWPGLRFSLLPSARLVTLHWAVEPLWRALQTQAAQPADGEPELPEPEPHEHCLLAWRPGLETRWRSLESLETVLLRAVLDRQPFAALCARAAAEVGEADAATAVVAVLQGWLAEGLIAAVQV; this is encoded by the coding sequence ATGAATGCGGGCGTGCTGATCGAGCAGCAGCGGCGGCTGAGCCGTGCCGTCGTCGAGGACGCCGCCGCCGGGGCGACGCCGGCTGACGGGTTGCTGCGGCCACGACCTGGCGGCTCGCTGCTGAACATCTACCGCCACGCCTACCGCGCCCGCCTCGTCGCCGCGCTGCGCGAGAACCACGAGGGACTGCCGCGGGTCATGGGCGACGAGGCCTTCGAGGCCTTGGCGCAGGCTTATCTGTCGGCGTGTCCGTCGCGGCATCCGTCGATCCGCTGGTTCGGTGAGTCCCTGGCCGATTTCATGCAGGCTCGGCCGGAACTGGCGCCGCACCCGTCCCTGGCCGATCTGGCGCGCATGGAGTGGGCGCTGCGGATGGCCTTCGATGCCGCCGATGCCCTGCCGATCCGGGCGGAAGCGCTGCAGACCCTCGATGCGCGGGCCTGGCCCGGTCTGCGTTTCTCGCTGTTGCCCAGCGCCCGGCTGGTGACGCTGCACTGGGCGGTCGAGCCGCTGTGGCGTGCGCTGCAGACACAGGCGGCGCAGCCAGCCGATGGCGAACCCGAACTGCCCGAACCGGAACCGCACGAACATTGCCTGCTGGCCTGGCGACCGGGCCTGGAGACGCGCTGGCGTTCGCTCGAAAGCCTGGAGACGGTGCTATTGCGCGCGGTCCTCGATCGCCAGCCGTTCGCGGCGCTGTGCGCCCGTGCTGCCGCTGAGGTCGGCGAGGCCGATGCCGCCACGGCCGTCGTCGCGGTCCTTCAGGGCTGGCTCGCCGAAGGCCTGATCGCGGCCGTGCAGGTCTAG
- the pmbA gene encoding metalloprotease PmbA — protein MSRTPEGFAHSRAQFEQLIDDALAVARGLGASDAAAEVSEGAGLSVSVRKGEVETVERNRDKSLGVTVYLGQRRGNASTSDFSRAALEQTVRAAYDIARFTAEDPAAGLPDAADLATPEEAARDLDLYHPWAIDAAGAIELALRCEGAAFATDRRVTNSDGCGVSVQQSHFMAGNSRGFRGGYASSRHSLSVAPIAGRGNDMQRDAWYSSMRDAAELASPEAVGRYAAERTLARLKGRKIATCEVPVLFESTLAAGLLGAYVQATSGGALYRKATFLADCLGKPVFPDHVDIVEQPHLLKGKASAPFDDEGVRTRARKVVAGGRAEGYFLSSYSARKLGMHTTGHAGGSQNLTLTSRLTAPGDDLDAMLRKLGRGLFVTELMGQGVNYVTGDYSRGAAGYWVEGGRIVHPVHEITIAGSLGEMLRRIVAVGADAYTMGGKTIGSVLIERLKIAGS, from the coding sequence ATGTCCCGCACCCCCGAAGGTTTTGCCCATAGCCGAGCCCAGTTCGAGCAACTGATCGACGACGCGCTCGCGGTGGCCCGCGGGCTCGGGGCCAGCGATGCGGCGGCCGAGGTCAGCGAGGGCGCCGGCCTGTCGGTGTCGGTGCGCAAGGGCGAGGTCGAGACGGTCGAGCGCAACCGCGACAAGTCGCTCGGCGTCACCGTCTACCTGGGCCAGCGGCGTGGCAACGCCAGCACCTCCGATTTCTCGCGCGCCGCGCTGGAGCAGACGGTGCGCGCCGCCTACGACATCGCCCGCTTCACGGCCGAGGACCCGGCCGCCGGCCTGCCCGACGCGGCTGATCTGGCCACGCCCGAGGAAGCGGCGCGCGATCTCGATCTCTACCACCCCTGGGCGATCGACGCCGCCGGCGCCATCGAGCTGGCCTTGCGCTGCGAGGGCGCAGCCTTCGCGACCGACCGGCGCGTCACCAATTCTGACGGCTGCGGCGTCTCGGTCCAGCAGTCGCACTTCATGGCCGGCAACTCGCGCGGTTTCCGCGGCGGCTACGCCAGTTCGAGGCACTCGCTGTCGGTGGCTCCGATCGCCGGCCGGGGCAACGACATGCAGCGCGATGCCTGGTACAGCTCGATGCGGGACGCCGCCGAGCTCGCGTCCCCCGAGGCCGTGGGCCGCTACGCTGCCGAGCGCACGCTGGCGCGGCTGAAGGGCCGCAAGATCGCCACCTGCGAGGTGCCGGTGCTGTTCGAGTCGACGCTGGCCGCGGGTCTGCTCGGTGCCTACGTGCAGGCCACCAGCGGCGGCGCGCTCTACCGCAAGGCCACCTTCCTGGCCGACTGCCTGGGCAAGCCGGTGTTTCCCGACCACGTCGACATCGTCGAGCAACCGCACCTGCTCAAGGGCAAGGCCAGCGCACCGTTCGACGACGAGGGCGTGCGCACGCGCGCGCGCAAGGTGGTGGCCGGCGGGCGCGCCGAAGGCTATTTCCTGTCGAGCTACTCGGCGCGCAAGCTCGGCATGCACACGACCGGTCACGCCGGCGGCTCGCAGAACCTCACGCTGACGAGCCGGCTCACGGCGCCCGGCGACGACCTCGACGCGATGCTGCGCAAGCTCGGCCGCGGGCTGTTCGTCACCGAGCTGATGGGGCAGGGCGTCAACTACGTGACCGGCGACTACTCGCGCGGCGCGGCCGGCTACTGGGTCGAGGGCGGGCGCATCGTGCACCCGGTGCACGAGATCACCATCGCCGGCAGCCTGGGCGAGATGCTGCGCCGGATCGTCGCGGTCGGTGCCGATGCCTACACGATGGGCGGCAAGACCATCGGCTCGGTGCTGATCGAGCGCCTGAAGATCGCCGGCAGCTGA
- a CDS encoding TRAP transporter small permease subunit, producing MSALSRIVSPIDVLNDRFAWLAQWAVLACCLISAGNALVRYGLDYSSNAWLEIQWYLFAACVMLGASQVLRLNEHVRVDVFYGRLSGRGKVFVDLFGLVAFLMPVVLLMLWLSLPLFWRTYTSGEMSGNAGGLIRWPAMLMLPLGFALLALQGLAEIAKRIGWLLHRHEMHTHYERPLQ from the coding sequence ATGAGCGCCCTGTCCCGAATCGTTTCGCCGATCGACGTCCTCAACGACCGCTTCGCCTGGCTCGCCCAGTGGGCCGTGCTGGCCTGTTGCCTGATCAGCGCCGGCAATGCGCTCGTGCGCTACGGCCTCGACTACAGCTCGAACGCCTGGCTCGAGATCCAGTGGTACCTGTTCGCCGCCTGCGTGATGCTGGGCGCGTCGCAGGTGCTGCGGCTCAACGAGCATGTGCGCGTCGACGTGTTCTACGGCCGCCTGTCCGGCCGCGGCAAGGTGTTTGTCGACCTGTTCGGTCTCGTCGCCTTCCTGATGCCCGTCGTGCTGCTGATGCTGTGGCTGTCGCTGCCGCTGTTCTGGCGCACCTACACGAGCGGGGAGATGTCCGGCAACGCCGGCGGCCTGATCCGCTGGCCGGCGATGCTGATGCTGCCGCTGGGCTTTGCGCTGCTCGCGCTGCAGGGACTGGCCGAGATCGCCAAGCGCATCGGCTGGCTGCTGCATCGCCACGAGATGCACACGCACTACGAGCGCCCCCTGCAATGA
- the bufB gene encoding MNIO family bufferin maturase produces MSTMLQGFGLGLRPEHYAAFAERRPAVDWLEVISENYMLPGGAPLQHLDRLRRDYPMAMHGVSLSIGSADDLDLEYLRALKALADRIEPAWISDHLCWTGVDHHNLHDLMPMPYTEAALRHLCERVARVQDHLGRRLLLENVSSYVAFEADEMSEWAFVAELARRADCDLLLDVNNVHVSSVNHGFDARCYIDALPRERVRQIHLAGHEDHGSHLIDTHDHPVCDAVWKLYDYTTRRFGAVPTMIERDDRIPPLAELVAELDVAREVQAGALSAARTGRGVREMTA; encoded by the coding sequence ATGAGCACCATGCTTCAGGGCTTCGGCCTGGGACTTCGTCCCGAACACTACGCTGCATTCGCCGAACGGCGGCCCGCGGTGGACTGGCTCGAGGTCATCTCGGAGAACTACATGCTGCCGGGCGGCGCGCCGCTGCAGCACCTGGACCGCCTGCGCCGCGACTACCCGATGGCGATGCACGGTGTGTCGCTGTCGATCGGCAGTGCCGACGACCTGGACCTCGAATACCTGCGCGCCCTGAAGGCGCTGGCCGATCGCATCGAGCCGGCGTGGATCTCCGACCATCTCTGCTGGACCGGCGTGGACCACCACAACCTGCACGATCTGATGCCCATGCCCTACACCGAGGCTGCCTTGCGCCACCTGTGCGAGCGGGTGGCGCGCGTGCAGGACCACCTTGGCCGTCGCCTGCTGCTCGAGAACGTGTCGAGCTACGTGGCCTTCGAAGCCGACGAGATGAGCGAGTGGGCGTTCGTCGCCGAGCTCGCGCGGCGCGCCGACTGCGATCTGTTGCTCGACGTGAACAACGTCCACGTCAGCAGCGTGAATCACGGCTTCGACGCGCGGTGCTACATCGATGCCCTGCCGCGCGAGCGCGTGCGGCAGATCCATCTGGCCGGCCACGAGGACCACGGCAGCCACCTGATCGACACGCATGACCACCCGGTGTGCGATGCCGTGTGGAAGCTGTATGACTACACGACGCGGCGGTTCGGCGCGGTGCCGACGATGATCGAGCGGGATGACCGCATCCCGCCGCTGGCCGAGCTGGTGGCCGAACTCGACGTGGCGCGGGAGGTTCAGGCCGGCGCGCTGTCCGCGGCGAGGACCGGCCGCGGTGTGCGTGAGATGACGGCATGA
- the mog gene encoding molybdopterin adenylyltransferase produces the protein MTDVPAAGFDPVTIGLVSVSDRASSGVYADQGIPALQDWLSRALKNPVTWVTRLIPDEQEGISATLRELVDDAHCDLVLTTGGTGPAPRDVTPEATLAVAHKEMPGFGEQMRQISLRFVPTAILSRQVAVIRGQTLIINLPGQPKAIAETLQGLPDASPPAHGIFAAVPYCVDLIGGPYLETEETVCKAFRPKSALRAPRPAAA, from the coding sequence ATGACTGACGTACCCGCCGCGGGGTTCGACCCCGTCACGATCGGCCTCGTCTCGGTCAGCGACCGCGCCTCCAGCGGCGTCTACGCAGACCAGGGCATCCCGGCGCTCCAGGACTGGCTGAGCCGCGCGCTGAAGAACCCGGTCACCTGGGTCACACGCCTGATCCCGGACGAGCAGGAGGGCATCAGCGCCACGCTGCGCGAGCTGGTCGACGACGCGCACTGCGACCTGGTGCTGACCACTGGCGGCACCGGGCCGGCGCCGCGCGACGTGACGCCCGAGGCCACGCTGGCCGTCGCTCACAAGGAGATGCCGGGCTTCGGCGAGCAGATGCGGCAAATCTCGCTGCGCTTCGTGCCCACCGCGATCCTGTCGCGCCAGGTGGCGGTGATCCGCGGCCAGACGCTGATCATCAACCTGCCCGGGCAGCCCAAGGCGATTGCCGAGACGCTGCAGGGCCTGCCGGACGCGAGCCCGCCGGCGCACGGCATCTTCGCAGCCGTGCCCTACTGTGTCGACCTGATCGGCGGGCCCTACCTCGAGACGGAAGAGACGGTCTGCAAGGCCTTCCGGCCGAAATCGGCGCTGCGCGCGCCGCGCCCGGCGGCTGCCTGA
- the cysE gene encoding serine O-acetyltransferase gives MFSRLREDIATILERDPAARTGFEVLTCYPGLHALAVHRLAHGCWTRGWHWLGRFLSHLGRFLTGIEIHPGATIGRRVFIDHGMGVVIGETAEIGDDCTIYQGVTLGGTSLYKGAKRHPTLGKGVIVGANSQVLGGFLVGDGARVGSGAVVVKPVPAGATAVGNPARILHDAVDVQREAAAAKMGFSAYGVSQGDDPVAQAMKGLIDNASGHEHQIAMLWAAVETLSRRSAAGDCVPSDAQTREDFDAAALNQLVR, from the coding sequence ATGTTCAGCCGCCTCCGCGAAGACATTGCCACCATCCTCGAGCGCGACCCGGCCGCACGCACGGGTTTCGAGGTGCTGACCTGTTATCCGGGGCTGCATGCACTCGCGGTGCACCGGCTGGCGCATGGCTGCTGGACACGCGGCTGGCACTGGCTCGGTCGCTTCCTGTCGCACCTGGGCCGCTTCCTCACCGGCATCGAGATCCATCCGGGTGCCACGATCGGCCGGCGCGTCTTCATCGACCACGGCATGGGCGTGGTGATCGGCGAGACGGCCGAGATCGGTGACGACTGCACCATCTACCAGGGCGTGACGCTCGGCGGCACCTCGCTCTACAAGGGCGCCAAGCGGCACCCGACGTTGGGCAAGGGCGTGATCGTCGGTGCCAACTCGCAGGTGCTTGGCGGTTTCCTGGTCGGCGACGGGGCGCGGGTCGGCTCGGGCGCGGTGGTCGTCAAGCCGGTGCCGGCGGGCGCCACGGCGGTCGGCAACCCGGCGCGCATCCTGCACGACGCAGTTGATGTGCAGCGCGAGGCGGCGGCGGCGAAGATGGGTTTCTCGGCCTACGGCGTGAGCCAGGGAGACGACCCGGTGGCTCAGGCGATGAAAGGCCTGATCGACAACGCCTCGGGCCACGAACACCAGATCGCCATGCTGTGGGCGGCAGTCGAGACGCTGTCGCGGCGCAGCGCCGCCGGCGACTGCGTCCCGAGCGACGCGCAGACCCGCGAGGACTTCGACGCGGCGGCGCTGAACCAGCTGGTGCGCTGA
- a CDS encoding TRAP transporter large permease, whose product MTMEQFAPLMFAGLIVVLLIGFPVAFSLAAYGLLCGFIAIEAGWFPPEFMSALPLNVFGILSNDLLLAIPFFTLMGAVLEKCGLAEDMLDSMGQLFGPVRGGLGYSVIIVGFVLGAITGTVAGQVIAMAMISLPVMMRYRYDLRYSTGVLAASGTITQLVPPSLVLIVMADQLGRPVGDMYKGAWGPAILQVLLFAAYTFVLSRLRPAAVPGVPKEARTLSGRALWLKCLRGIVPSAVLIFAVLGSMGGLPGMDHAIATPTEAGAMGAVGAFLLAALHRRLSWPLLRDALAGTMRITAMVVFILIGSRVFSLVFQGVDGGKWVEHMLSGLPGGQIGFLIAVNVFIFFLAFFLDFFEIAFIILPLLAPVADKLGIDLVWFGVLLCVNMQTSFMHPPFGFALFYLRGIADSLFKSGTLPRPVPSRDIYLGALPWVMLQLLLVVIVIFVPETVTVFLDKEEKIDLDKVRIEMPVDPSDTAASEPDLDELFRDRPPAADPAASAP is encoded by the coding sequence ATGACGATGGAGCAGTTCGCCCCGCTGATGTTCGCGGGGTTGATCGTCGTGCTGCTGATCGGCTTCCCAGTGGCCTTCTCGCTCGCGGCCTATGGTCTGCTGTGCGGCTTCATCGCGATCGAGGCAGGTTGGTTCCCGCCCGAGTTCATGTCGGCGCTGCCGCTCAACGTGTTCGGCATCCTCAGCAACGACCTGCTGCTGGCCATCCCCTTCTTCACGCTGATGGGCGCCGTGCTCGAGAAGTGCGGCCTCGCCGAGGACATGCTCGACTCGATGGGCCAGCTCTTCGGTCCGGTGCGCGGCGGCCTGGGCTATTCGGTGATCATCGTCGGCTTCGTGCTGGGCGCCATCACCGGCACCGTGGCCGGCCAGGTGATCGCGATGGCGATGATCTCGCTGCCGGTGATGATGCGCTACCGCTACGACCTGCGCTATTCCACCGGCGTCCTCGCCGCGTCGGGCACGATCACGCAGCTGGTGCCGCCCTCGCTGGTGCTGATCGTCATGGCCGACCAGCTCGGCCGCCCGGTGGGCGACATGTACAAGGGCGCCTGGGGTCCGGCCATCCTGCAGGTGCTGCTGTTCGCGGCCTATACCTTCGTGCTGAGCCGTCTGCGCCCCGCCGCCGTGCCCGGCGTGCCGAAGGAAGCGCGCACTCTGAGCGGCCGGGCGCTGTGGCTCAAGTGCCTGCGCGGCATCGTTCCGTCTGCCGTCCTGATCTTCGCGGTGCTCGGCAGCATGGGCGGCCTGCCCGGCATGGACCACGCGATCGCGACGCCCACCGAGGCCGGCGCGATGGGCGCGGTCGGCGCCTTCCTGCTGGCCGCCCTGCACCGCCGCCTGAGCTGGCCGCTGCTGCGCGACGCGCTGGCGGGCACGATGCGCATCACCGCGATGGTGGTGTTCATCCTGATCGGTTCGCGCGTGTTCTCGCTGGTGTTCCAGGGCGTCGACGGGGGCAAGTGGGTCGAGCACATGCTCTCCGGCCTGCCCGGAGGCCAGATCGGATTCCTGATCGCGGTCAACGTCTTCATCTTCTTCCTGGCGTTCTTCCTCGACTTCTTCGAGATCGCCTTCATCATCCTGCCGCTGCTCGCGCCGGTGGCCGACAAGCTCGGCATCGACCTGGTGTGGTTCGGCGTGCTGCTGTGCGTGAACATGCAGACCTCGTTCATGCACCCGCCGTTCGGCTTCGCGCTGTTCTACCTGCGCGGCATCGCCGACTCGCTGTTCAAGAGCGGCACGCTGCCCCGCCCGGTGCCGTCGCGCGACATCTACCTCGGCGCACTGCCGTGGGTGATGCTGCAGCTGCTGCTGGTGGTGATCGTGATCTTCGTGCCGGAGACAGTCACGGTCTTCCTCGACAAGGAAGAGAAGATCGACCTCGACAAGGTCCGCATCGAGATGCCGGTCGATCCTTCGGACACGGCGGCCTCGGAACCCGACCTCGACGAACTGTTCCGCGACCGGCCGCCGGCGGCAGACCCGGCCGCCTCGGCCCCCTGA
- the yjgA gene encoding ribosome biogenesis factor YjgA — protein MNTETNELDDDDASERPSKTALKKAMHELQALGEALMTLPDARIDAIGIDESLREAVRTAQRTKSHEGRRRQIQYLGKLMRRAQDAGGIEPIREAVASFQLGHAKDALALHEAERWRAELLASDDALTRWTAAHPRSDLQQLRSLIRSARKEAVPALPDGAARHGRAYRELFQQLRGALAEPGREEEESND, from the coding sequence TTGAACACCGAAACGAACGAACTGGACGACGACGATGCGTCCGAGCGCCCCAGCAAGACCGCGCTGAAGAAGGCCATGCACGAGCTGCAGGCCCTGGGCGAAGCACTGATGACGCTGCCCGACGCTCGCATCGACGCCATCGGCATCGACGAGTCGCTCCGCGAGGCGGTCCGAACCGCCCAGCGCACCAAGTCCCATGAAGGCCGCCGCCGCCAGATCCAGTACCTGGGCAAGCTGATGCGCCGGGCGCAGGATGCCGGCGGTATCGAGCCGATCCGCGAGGCGGTTGCCTCGTTCCAGCTCGGCCACGCCAAGGATGCGCTCGCATTGCACGAGGCCGAGCGCTGGCGCGCCGAACTGCTGGCCAGCGACGACGCCCTCACCCGCTGGACCGCCGCGCACCCGCGCAGCGACCTGCAGCAGCTGCGCAGCCTGATCCGCAGCGCGCGCAAGGAAGCCGTCCCCGCACTGCCGGACGGTGCTGCCCGCCACGGCCGGGCCTACCGCGAGCTGTTCCAGCAGCTGCGCGGCGCGCTCGCCGAGCCTGGCCGCGAAGAGGAGGAAAGCAATGACTGA
- a CDS encoding TRAP transporter substrate-binding protein has translation MQRRSFVQRAGLAGVLATGAAPAVVHAQSNLRWRLASSFPKSLDTIFGTAELFAKKVGEMSGGRFQISVHAAGELVPAFGVVDAVQNATVDIAHTAPYYFYGKDPTFCLGCAVPFGLNSRQMSAWMYDGNGLKLMREFYAKYNIVNFPGGNTGAQMGGWFRKEIKSIADIKGLKFRCNPFAGRVLEPFGVVPQSLPGGDIYPALEKGTIDAAEWVGPYDDLKLGFNKVAPNYYYPGWWEGGPQLDFFINNKAWEALTPDYKSMIEAAAAQSHIEMQARYDARNPPALKQLVGSGTKLKPFPADVMTAAFKSAEQIYADLSAKNPSWKKVWEDYAKFRAEQNVWFRFTEATFDRFMQSQKL, from the coding sequence ATGCAACGCCGTTCCTTCGTGCAACGGGCCGGTCTGGCCGGTGTGCTGGCCACGGGCGCCGCACCGGCGGTCGTGCACGCCCAGAGCAACCTGCGCTGGCGGCTGGCTTCGAGTTTCCCGAAGTCGCTCGACACGATCTTCGGCACGGCCGAACTGTTCGCGAAGAAGGTCGGCGAGATGAGCGGTGGCCGATTCCAGATCTCGGTGCATGCGGCCGGCGAGCTGGTGCCGGCCTTTGGCGTGGTCGACGCGGTGCAGAACGCCACCGTCGACATTGCCCACACCGCGCCCTACTACTTCTACGGCAAGGACCCGACCTTCTGCCTCGGCTGCGCGGTGCCGTTCGGGTTGAACTCCCGCCAGATGTCTGCGTGGATGTACGACGGCAACGGCCTGAAACTGATGCGCGAGTTCTACGCCAAGTACAACATCGTCAACTTCCCCGGCGGCAACACCGGTGCGCAGATGGGCGGCTGGTTCCGCAAGGAGATCAAGTCCATCGCCGACATCAAGGGTCTGAAGTTCCGCTGCAACCCGTTTGCCGGCCGCGTGCTCGAGCCCTTCGGCGTGGTGCCGCAGTCGCTGCCGGGCGGCGACATCTACCCCGCGCTCGAGAAGGGCACCATCGACGCGGCGGAATGGGTCGGTCCCTACGACGACCTCAAGCTCGGTTTCAACAAGGTGGCGCCGAACTATTACTACCCGGGCTGGTGGGAGGGTGGGCCGCAGCTCGACTTCTTCATCAACAACAAGGCGTGGGAGGCGCTGACGCCCGACTACAAGTCGATGATCGAGGCCGCCGCGGCGCAGTCGCACATCGAGATGCAGGCGCGCTACGACGCGCGCAATCCACCGGCTTTGAAGCAGCTGGTGGGTTCGGGCACCAAGCTCAAGCCCTTCCCGGCCGACGTGATGACCGCGGCATTCAAGTCGGCCGAGCAGATCTACGCCGACCTGTCGGCCAAGAACCCGTCCTGGAAGAAGGTGTGGGAGGACTACGCGAAGTTCCGCGCCGAGCAGAACGTGTGGTTCCGCTTCACCGAGGCGACCTTCGACCGTTTCATGCAGTCGCAGAAGCTCTGA